The following is a genomic window from Cygnus atratus isolate AKBS03 ecotype Queensland, Australia chromosome 8, CAtr_DNAZoo_HiC_assembly, whole genome shotgun sequence.
CAGTGGTGACAACAGTTGGAAATGAAACATGACAACTAAATGAGTACAAGTGCCCGGTCTCCTGAACAAGAGAGGACACAGACTCAATTCACCTGAACAACAGAAGAGACATACTCATTCACCTGAGGGATTCATTACCAACAACAgacaccaaaccaaaccaaaattaaattgtatttcacATGTGAGGTTAATTTTAATGGAGCTCACTAAAAATACCAATAGTTTgctaaatttgttttgtttaatttaaataccCAGTGATGCTTACCCCTTTCCTAAGTAATGCTTTGTCTGCTTTATCTTTCTCCATTACTGTTTCAAATAATTTCCATGGTATTATCTAACCCTGGCTACAATTCCAACACTAAATTGATGAGCAGTTcaataaacaagaaaagctgATACCTGAAAAATCACAGATCACAAGAAAAGTGAtagagaggtgctccaacctACAACAATAATTGATCAGAAGATTTTGGCAAAAAACAGCATTAGTACTTCATATAGTCCTCTACCGGTTGTCTCACCTTTATGAAGAAGGGCATAAATGAAAGCTTAATTCCACGAATTTGTGCTAAAGGTTTCATCTCTTCTCGCAACTGAACAAGCTGAGTCAAGTCAATCTCATCACAATAACCAAAGTGAGGGATCTTCAAAGCTGCACTCATAGTCTTTACCATTGCCTTGTGAAAACCTGGAAAATATTCACTGACTTCTTACTCcaagaaaattaacttctgGGAAGTTATGGTGAAATTCcaattatttgtttattctaaaattactaaacttaaaaaaaagcacagagtaAAGTCCACCTTAGGGCCAACAGTTATTCAGCGCATACAGCTCAATTTTTACAACTTTATTATTTCAGATCATATTACTGCATCTCTCTCCTCtgtatatttttgaaatcaTAGTATTGCAGTACAGTAATCTGCACtatttctgcatatttgctCTACAAGCCAATACTGCCTGAAAAGCAaccagaaatctttttttttttctctctctaatttGCAACCCAAATCCATCCAACCAAAACATGAAcaattatttcataaatgttCATTGAGTAACTTTTACTGGTAGTCTACTGTGAACATTATGTCAAGACTTCATATTTCATGAATTACCTGTTATAGGTTCAGTTTtatcttttcctgaaaacacaATCGGTCTGGAAACAGGTACAGGAATTTTGCGTGCTTTGTCCTTTGGAGCAGCTGGCACTGTCTCTGATTTTGGCAATGGTGGGATAATTTCAGCCTTTGGTGAGGGAGGTAGAATAGCTCCCGTTTGTTTGGCCAAATAATTGAGTATGTCTTCCTTAAGGATTCTGTTATCTTTCCCTGTTCCAACAACTTCACTCAATTTAATCTGAAAAGTACATAACAAGCTATGACACTTGCTTTACggagatataaaaatattcaatatcGTGAGAAACAGTTAATTATTCCAAGTATTAATCCAACATACCTACAATTTCCCTCCCTTCCAGCATCTTGTAGGTTCTGTGCACCTGACCAAACAGGATATGGTGACCCCATCACAGAACAGGGAGGCAAAACAGGACACAAAGCATTGCCTATAAAATCAAGCAGCTACGAGTCCTAGGCAGGATTTGGACCGGACATGCCGCTATACAGCAAAACACACGATTTTCTGGTGGTCAAGGACACCTCCACCTAATTAGAACAAAAGCTAAGTAACCATAAACTACACTACTTATAATATTCTGTGCTATGCTAATTacaaaattctgtgaaataataaaGCCTTAATTCTAACTACAACTTAGTAGCATTTTACCCACGATCCCTAAGAATATGTCTgtctctgcagcaggcaggtgacACTTTCATTAATTTACTAGGTACTCAACTTTGTTCAGATCATCTAAAAGGCCCCATGAGGTATCTAACTTCATACTTAAGGAGGGACAAATGCTACTTACCTCTTTATTACATGATCAGTGGTAAAATATTAGTTTGAAGAAAATTAGTTGTCACTTAAATTTCTCTCTCTATTGTGGtgcatttttaggaaaaaaattaaacaagctTTCAAAAACAGTGGAATATTCATAGattcaccaaaaaaataaaaagaattagaaaagtCCTGaaaggatcatctagtccatcCCCTGCTCTTACATAAATCTGGAGAACAGAACAAACTAGCTAAAGCTGagaactgatttttctctcttccctcctttgtCCCAGAAATCCATTCTGctacttcattctttttccctctaaaaAGGTTTTCTAAAACCTCTACCCTAGAGCACCCTAGCTTCATTTTAAGCCCAGTAATTCTTTTCCTATGCACCATAATCATCAGAAAGCATTATTCTCTCCATCACTACAACATTTTTTACacacttgaaataaatttgcaaaTAAGTCATTTCTCACTGTACTTTCCTCTAATCAATATCCTCTCAGTCAGTCAAACTTGTTTATAAAAGAGGGATAAAATGTGGCCAGATGAGATTCAGCAAACTTACATTGTTTTCCATAGCAAGACGACGAACTGCAGGCGTTGCTAATGTTTTGTGACCTTTTATCTCTTGGTGCGTGTGTTCTTCGTGAGACATAGCAGGTGTTTCAACAACATCTTCTTCTGGGGCAACACCTGAAAATAGAAcgaaaaaaataactttattagACTATTCTATAAGAATTTGATAAATTTGAGAACTTGATTTAAATTTTCTAActtaagaaaaagttaaatgGACAGTGATAACTGTCCCaaatttcttactgaaaaaaaacaaaacaaaacaaaacaaaacaaaggaagtaTTACCTATCCCTCACATGAGATACTGGGGAAGGGAACACATCAGTGCTAAAGACTGCTGCTTGAGCTAAATTTTCAATAGGAAGTAACTGGCCTTTGAAGTTTTAAATTCTAACACAATATCACAATGTTTTCCACTTAATCTTCTTgactttacagaagaaaaagtcaatttcacatttaacattttcaggaggaaaaagtaaaCTCCCCTGTCAATCTGATGGTTTATGACAACAAAATATGCAATAGAAAAAACTGCTTGCAATACCTTTTGAAGCATCAATTTCAATGTCCACTAATGGTTTTCCAACATAAGCAATTTCATCTAAGTTGTAATGGAGTTTCCTAATGATGCCATCATAACGACTAGTAATAGTAACAGAAGCTTTATCGCTTTGTACTTCACAAATGCTATCAAACTGAGAAACACTATCACCTTCTTTTATATACCTAAAAGAAAAGACACATGTtaatataaaacataataaCTGTTAAAATCTACTTTGTGTATTCTTTTGCTAAATTCAGTTACGTATTTGTCCACAACATGAAATGCATTCCAGATAAGATGACAAATCATACATACTGGATACATTTGCTATATACCTTTTGCCAGATGTCACacaaaaaaaggtttttgaGCACTGACACAATGTTTCAGAATATCACCACATATACAATTTTTACTATTACTTTAGCTAAGTAGAGTTTTTTTGGCAGATTATAAACCatgtaaaaataagaataagcCTAGCTTGGTTTGAAGCTAAAGAAGTCTGTTTCAAGTTGTCAGGATCAGTGTATCATCAGTTTCAGAACAGAATCTAGAAGTGGGAAACTGTCTCCTACACAGAGATATTGCATCTATGTGTACAAAGAGGGAGGCATTCTAACACTGCCTTGCTCCCTCCGCTGGACactttgtttttgcttaatCCAATCATCACTGGCTTTCTAGCAACGATTTAaatgttcaaatattttgttaaattgaATGAAGAAGGGGTAGAAGATAAATTTATGTGGATTCTCTAGAGTTGTAAGCTTTTCTAAAGTACAGCCAAGACCTCCTGCACCCTGAAAACACTAAAGAAAAGCCTATGAACAGGTGCAGTTAGGGCACCCCACTCCCTCCACCTTTCCCGTtttcaaataaagcagattacaaataaacaaaatgtaaagcTTACTGTATGCAAGGAAAACAAGACTTGAAAAACTTCACTAGCAACCCAGAAAACACTGTCAGGTAAATAACTGAATTCTTGATAATTATCAATAATACTCAAACTACTTGCTGATTTCTTAGTTTATTTCTAAGAAAGCTTAGCTTACCATTCTTTCACAGTCACCTCCGTAATCCCTTCTCCAATATCAGAAAGCTTAAACTGGACAATTTGGCCACACGAAActtaaaacagacaaagaaaaacagcacgtttaatattaaatataagaCAGAATGATCTGAATGCATTAGAAATGGTCTATATACCAGTAAACACAAGTCTCTAACATAACATtcataaaatagcaaaataaaataattttattatgaaaaagatTACCAGCAGATGTTCTGAATAATCGCTGTTGATGACTAAACTTGAAGGCAGATTTGTCAAACACGCAcacatattttgattttacaaaGCGAATGCTGCTGCACGATCTAACGTGGTGAGCACAAACCTGAGGGAAAAAAGTCTTAAGTGTTAAAATATTAGACTGAGGAGGCAGAGCTCATTTAATAATCTTGATGCACCAGCAGTAACAAAACAGTTTAACTGTAATTTATATAGAGAAATTCTTATGAAAACACAATTATACCAAATAAGTACTGAATGTATAATAACCATTAAATTAGCATAAGCTTTGCAATGTCTTTAACTTCTTTTACTAACACAACACATGGAGAGATTAAAGCCACGGTAACATAATCAGTTAACAAAAATCATGACAAGACCTGAAGAGATTCATAGTTGCTATAGTCTCTCTAAACAATTAGTTTCATCAGgatacacacaaaaaagcataCATAATAGCAAAAACATCAGCCATTTGGAACATTCTCATGCAGAACGAATGCTGGAAAGGCCCCCTAGACTGTGGGAAAAAATCAGCATATTATTCTTTGTTGGTTCTTATTCCAATCAAAAGGTGATCAGAAGTACAAATTGGAAAGGAAATTCACACCAGAGGGCACAAACagttgccctttttttttccgTTATTGTATAGGAGACAAACATCTTCAAATAAATCTCAATTGCAATTATATTTATCCAGAAATCAACTTAAAGGGTcaaaagaattttctgaaaagttatTTATGGAAAACTGTCTGCTTTAAAGCACCATGTAATCAGTCATGATTTTGGTCAAAAGCAAAGCCAGTAGCACTTATATTGACATAAACAGGCATTTTATCATTAATCTCAACAGAAGTTAGTTCAGACCCTTTCTTATTTAGTAACATTTCTTAAATCTAATTCTGGTGTTATGTTGTCTTGGGTTCTgcaaaatttataaaaatagtaTCTATGGATAAATTTTATCTCTAATTAatttagagattaaaaaaaatcaggtgctACAATGTACCTCAAGTAGCTCACAACTgtaaaatttagaaattatCTTCTTAGATGAGCCAGAAAACAGGACACCTGTATGGGAAagttcattttaactttttttttttttttaaatatcctttcAAATAATATAGAGCATATTAAACTTCCTAATTGCCCTCCCAACCCCCCAAACCATTGAACTATTTGatgtatatattacatatttacaATATTGATTACCCCCAAATCTGTACAATTCTGAATTGACAATGTATGTTTTCTATACTATTTGATCTAGCACTGCAAGTTACATTTAATATCATCTTCTAggaacaaatatttataaaatacaaactCCATTAAAGGACACAACAAAGTCACATTGAGTTACTTTGCATCTGCCTGCTACTAAGATTGCATCTACTGATctagagtatttttttttcaactcctATCATGAACAAACAGTAAACCCTTTTTGTTAGTTCTCCAAATAattctccctgaaaaaaaaaaaaaaagtcaaatggTAATTGTAAATGATGACAAATCCTATTGCatgaacacatttaaaattttaattcaattCAAAAAATCGGTATATAATCTGTCTTCAGGAACCTATTTGGTCCTATTTTTAATCTTGTATGTCTGTCCACTTGAGTCCatggttacatttttttttgtccaacaAGATCTTTTTGTCCCAAACTTACTATAAAACTTTTCTCTTTATATAAACCTACATGGTAATCATTCAGTATTTACCTGTGAAGATGATCACAAGGAGCACATCAAATCTCTGAACTATCTCTTAAGTGTGAAGTTTCATAATGCTTCCAATGTGATTTTGGCATTTGGTAACCAGGTAGTTACTACCAAGCAGGTAGTGAATTAGTAATGTCACTGCCAAAAAACAGACTGGTTTTGTAACAGAAAAGTTTCAATGCTGTTTCAAATTATATCTGTAGGAATAATTCAAAATTGCTGCATTTCAAAGAACTTAATTATTTTGGTTTGCAGGTTTTGCACATTATCTAGTAAAAAGTTGGCATGCTAGCATGTTAAAGCAATAATACAGTATCCAATCTCTTCATAGAACAGTATTCCTTTCTAACAAGGTAAACAATTTTataccataaaataaaaagaccgTGCTTGTATTCAGTATTTAATCATCATAATACTACTTGCTGCATAATGCAAAGTAAGGAAATAATAAGAGCATATAAAAGACAAGATTAGTTCTAACATTCATCACATACCCATACATATTCATGCAACTACTAAATGTCAAAAAAGTTAAACAACCCATGTATCTTGgtatctggaaaaataaaataataataaaaaatcccaaGTAGCAAAGTACTAGCAGTTATGTTTATGTCACCACTATCATGCTGTATGACAACTTAAAGGCAATACTCTCCTGGGCATCTTTTCAAGGAGCAGAGTTACCGTCAGAAGAAGGGACCAATAGCCTGCTCCAGTCTCCCACTGATATTGAGGAGGTATCAGCCACTGTTTTGTGGGTGACCTGAGACTTGTGGCTTGAACCAAGGCAACACACAATGCTATTTGGGGAAGAACTGTCTTGCCCCTGTTTAGTTCAATTTGCACTGTTTCCTTAAGAAGCCTACTGTGCTTTTCTAAACCACCACAGATCCTAAAAATCTACTGCTGGCTTCAGAACAAAACGTTGTTAATACAGCACGCAGGTAACAGATTACCTGATGAAGTAACACTCAATTTCAAAGTCATATTGAGTATGTTGTGCTCAAAGGCAACGATTTCATATTAAAGTTCCTCTATGGAACTCTTTTGACTTGCTGTCCTATTGAGTCATTTTTATTGACCATTTAATTATCTGGGATTTGTTTTGCATACATCTTCTGTATTTCCAAGTATAAAGTTACCTACACACTAAACCAACACCCTTACCAGCATATTCCAGACAGACATTATTCCTTGCCTTAACAATTGGCACCATGCCCAGCCTCTAGCTAACTGTTATTTCTCCACCATTTAACCCAAGAATGCCAggctcctttcttttcttcctcacaaCTTACAGCCTCCACAAACCACCACAACCTGTCTTTCTTCCCCttgacaactgaaaaaaaaaaagaaaaaaaattcaaacataACACTTCAAAATTGTaataagcatctttttttttttttcttggacgTTAGCGTTGTTTCACAGTACATTGTCACAAGAAGAATCAACATCTAGCAAAAATTAAATCATGCTTGCAAGAAACACGCTATAAATAGCCAATTCTGAGATCTATGGTTCAGCATGCACATTGCTTAGATGAACACTTTCATCTCATCAGAATCTCCTTCTGGATTTAAGACTTTGGTTTGGCTaggaataaaactgaaaagaggctgctatttccaaaattatttgaTCAGTAAAATAAGTTATATGTAACCTAAAACTAGATAACTACAGAAGTAATGTCTTCACAATGGTATATCCTCAAGTGATTGTAAGCATCCTAGAAAGAAACCAACCGGATGCAGTTCTTGAAGTGTGGTGCCCGAACTACTTAATTTACAAATATCAGGGCTCTTGTGACTGACAGAAATGCACGTTTCTCCCTTCTGCACACCTATACTTCGCCTGGGTGCACAGACGCGCTATACAAAGGGATCGATGCACAGGTAGAAAGATGGGATGCAACGCAGCGAGTCAGACGACCGACAAGTGCCAGAAGGCTGTCAGTGGCCTGCCGCGGGGGACACGGGTCCCTTTCGCAGCAGGCACTGAGGCGCAGGAGCGCGAGGAGCCCCTGAGGCAGAGGGGGCTAAGGGGAGGCGCCAGTCCCCGAGCGCGTCGCCTTCGCACCCAGGCTCAGCCGCGCAGGTCTCGCTCGCTGCCGCCTGAGGAGAAGCGCTGAGGCGGAGACGCCGCACGCTGCCCGCGCGCTACGGCGGCTACGCGGCGCCCCCCAACCCTTCCCTTACCAGGCGCCCCGCGTTTCTACAGCTGCTCCGCAGCGCGGTCACGGCCGCCATCTTAGCCCGGGAGGCACCGGCCGCCGCCCCGCACACCTCCCACCCGGCAGCCAACCCGCGCGCAGCCACGCGAGCCGCAGCCAaccgggcggcggggccggcagcggggcggTGGCGGTGGGGCCGGAGCCAGGGGCCAGAGGCCGGGGCCTCGGTCCGTGAGGGAACGGCACGGCGACACCCGGACCCAGCGCCCCCAGAACTCTCGGGGTACAGCCGTTGGCGGGGCGAGGGGCAGCGCCAAGGGTCCGGCCGCTGCCGGTACGCTGTAATAAACTTCCGAGAGGGGccccgtgtgtgtgtgcgcgtcCGCGTGCCTGTAACGATCCCAACACTGAGACAAGCCGCACGGCGGGAAGTCCGGCCGCTCCCCGGCCTGATCCGTCGCCGCTCTGGCTCCGGGACAGGACGGGAAGGAACGGGGTGGCTGCGGCGGGTAGGAGGGCACTGCCCCGCCCGCTACGCGGCCACCCGGGCGCTGGGACCCGGCGGCGGCTTTTCACGACGCGGTGCCGCCCCCGCCGGCGTTCTCTGCGCCTGCTCCAGCACCGCTGCCTGACACTGGCACCGGCATCTGACAGCGCGGTACCGGTCTGGGGGCGTTGCTTCGCCGGGGTCTCGCCGTCCTCGGGGCTCACTCCGGGTCCCCTCGGCGCCTCTGCTCGCTGCCAGCCATGGATGGGGACAGGGTGGAGATAGACGGCGGGATCATGGAGGGGGTGAGCATCCGCGCcgggctgggctgtgctgggctccgctcgcctcgcctcgcccgcgggcagcggggccgggagccgcaGCGGCTGACGAGCGCCGTTCCCCCTGCAGGGCGGGCAGATCCTGCGCGTGTCCACGGctctgagctgcctgctgggcctGCCGCTGAGGGTGCGCCGGATCCGCGCCGGGAGGAGCCAGCCCGGCCTCAGGTAACGGCCTCGCCGCACGCCAGCACCCCCGGGACTGCGCCGGGAGGGCCGCGCCGGTCCCTGGGCGCTTTCAGGCGGGGGCGAGGCCCTCTTCCGGGAACGGGGGCAC
Proteins encoded in this region:
- the DBT gene encoding lipoamide acyltransferase component of branched-chain alpha-keto acid dehydrogenase complex, mitochondrial isoform X1; this translates as MAAVTALRSSCRNAGRLVCAHHVRSCSSIRFVKSKYVCVFDKSAFKFSHQQRLFRTSAVSCGQIVQFKLSDIGEGITEVTVKEWYIKEGDSVSQFDSICEVQSDKASVTITSRYDGIIRKLHYNLDEIAYVGKPLVDIEIDASKGVAPEEDVVETPAMSHEEHTHQEIKGHKTLATPAVRRLAMENNIKLSEVVGTGKDNRILKEDILNYLAKQTGAILPPSPKAEIIPPLPKSETVPAAPKDKARKIPVPVSRPIVFSGKDKTEPITGFHKAMVKTMSAALKIPHFGYCDEIDLTQLVQLREEMKPLAQIRGIKLSFMPFFIKAASLGLLQYPILNASLDESCQNVTYKASHNIGVAMDTEQGLIVPNVKNVQVCSVFEIASELNRLQALGSAGQLGTNDLTGGTFTLSNIGTIGGTYAKPVILPPEVAIGALGKIQILPRFNGKGEVFKAQIMNVSWSADHRIIDGATMARFSNLWKSYLENPASMLLDLK